The Candidatus Hydrogenedentota bacterium genome includes a region encoding these proteins:
- a CDS encoding lecithin retinol acyltransferase family protein produces the protein MARGDHLRVKRMRGLYTHHGIDMGDGTVVHLSGEPLRWRDARVCRTPLEEFLKGCEAQVVQHGDGGRGPDEVARTALAHVGEGGYDVWRNNCEHFATYCATGRRWSRQVVVVKRVAQVAAGVTAAAVIVTGTVVLAARRYRRGGQAPRAG, from the coding sequence GTGGCAAGGGGCGACCATCTGCGCGTGAAACGGATGCGCGGCTTGTATACGCATCACGGTATCGATATGGGCGATGGCACGGTGGTGCATCTGTCCGGCGAGCCGTTGCGCTGGCGCGATGCGCGCGTGTGCCGGACGCCGCTGGAGGAGTTCCTCAAGGGGTGTGAAGCGCAGGTCGTGCAGCACGGGGACGGCGGCCGCGGCCCGGACGAAGTGGCTCGCACGGCGTTGGCTCATGTGGGTGAAGGGGGGTATGATGTGTGGCGCAACAATTGCGAACATTTCGCGACCTATTGCGCGACGGGCCGGCGCTGGAGCCGTCAGGTCGTGGTGGTGAAACGGGTGGCGCAGGTGGCGGCGGGGGTGACGGCCGCGGCCGTCATTGTAACGGGAACGGTGGTCTTGGCGGCGCGCCGCTATCGCAGAGGCGGTCAGGCACCGCGGGCCGGCTGA
- a CDS encoding TerB family tellurite resistance protein: MLAKLTREQRKALMELLIHLARSDGRVDDVEKNLLYQYAHLNGVESCELRNDRKLEELVAPFESAASRVVVISELLRLRHAHAFFAAEETSAIVDAAAVLGVPMDLLPRIEEWVMDDLELADRAEELLAEAEAVVHVDPQNPMAAPSLRGSEPPK; the protein is encoded by the coding sequence ATGCTTGCCAAGTTGACACGAGAGCAGCGCAAGGCGCTGATGGAGTTGCTGATACATCTGGCCCGGTCCGACGGGCGGGTGGACGACGTGGAGAAGAACCTCCTGTACCAGTACGCGCATTTGAACGGCGTTGAATCGTGCGAGCTGCGCAACGACCGCAAGCTCGAAGAACTCGTGGCGCCGTTCGAATCGGCCGCGAGCCGGGTCGTGGTCATATCGGAACTGCTCCGCCTGCGTCACGCCCACGCATTCTTCGCGGCAGAAGAGACCTCCGCCATCGTCGACGCGGCCGCCGTGCTGGGCGTGCCGATGGACCTGCTGCCGCGCATCGAAGAGTGGGTCATGGATGACCTCGAACTCGCCGATCGCGCCGAGGAGTTGCTTGCCGAGGCCGAGGCCGTGGTGCACGTGGACCCTCAGAACCCGATGGCCGCGCCGTCCTTGCGCGGGTCTGAGCCCCCGAAGTAG